The following are encoded in a window of Limibacter armeniacum genomic DNA:
- the ccoG gene encoding cytochrome c oxidase accessory protein CcoG, with protein sequence MVNQLHSQNPEEFRNSISTVGEDGKRIWLYPKKPKGRFYNARKWVAYLLIAFFFAGPFLKVNGEPFLMFNILERQFVILGNLFVPQDFFIFVLGMIMLIIFIVLFTVVYGRVWCGWACPQTVFMEMVFRRIEYWIEGDANQQRKLDKQPWTTDKILKKTAKHTIFLSFSFLIANMVLGYIFGGQRVLNMMTQSPLDNWGLFVAHLAFALVFYAVFAKFREQACIAVCPYGRLQGVLLDKDSIAVTYDHERGEPRGKLKKSKQQSPCSGCNTAAAVTVEPLTLSHLEKKQGDCVDCNLCVQVCPTGIDIRNGIQLECVNCTACMDACDAVMDKIGKDKGLIRYASANSIEQKQPFRFTPRIIAYTVVLALLVGAFGYLLTSRDSTETTILRVPGMIYQKAENGDIRNIYSLQVINKTNENMPITVKLVAPEGKITFAGGDELELKAQDILDGIFFVDIPAERLEGMKTEVQFEIYSGEEKLEHVETNFLGPAK encoded by the coding sequence ATGGTCAACCAACTGCACAGCCAAAACCCTGAAGAATTCAGAAATTCCATCTCAACAGTAGGCGAAGATGGAAAGCGAATTTGGCTTTACCCCAAGAAGCCTAAAGGCCGTTTTTATAATGCCCGTAAGTGGGTTGCTTACCTGCTGATCGCATTCTTTTTTGCCGGACCATTTCTAAAAGTAAATGGTGAGCCATTTCTGATGTTCAATATCCTTGAACGACAGTTTGTCATCTTAGGAAACCTTTTTGTACCGCAGGACTTCTTCATTTTTGTATTGGGGATGATCATGCTGATCATCTTTATCGTACTGTTTACGGTGGTATATGGTAGGGTATGGTGTGGTTGGGCTTGTCCGCAGACAGTATTTATGGAGATGGTTTTCCGTCGGATTGAATATTGGATTGAAGGAGACGCCAATCAACAGCGTAAACTGGATAAACAACCTTGGACTACTGACAAGATCCTTAAAAAAACAGCCAAGCATACCATCTTTCTCTCCTTCTCCTTCCTGATAGCCAATATGGTTTTGGGATACATTTTCGGTGGACAGCGTGTGTTGAATATGATGACACAGTCACCGCTTGACAACTGGGGACTCTTTGTAGCCCACCTTGCTTTTGCCTTAGTATTCTATGCTGTATTTGCCAAGTTCAGAGAGCAGGCATGTATCGCAGTTTGTCCTTATGGTCGTCTGCAAGGCGTATTGCTGGACAAAGACTCAATAGCGGTTACCTATGATCATGAAAGAGGTGAGCCAAGAGGGAAGCTGAAAAAGAGCAAACAGCAATCTCCATGCAGTGGTTGCAATACGGCAGCGGCTGTTACAGTGGAACCATTGACCTTAAGTCACCTTGAAAAAAAGCAAGGCGATTGTGTTGACTGTAATCTGTGTGTACAGGTTTGTCCAACAGGTATTGACATTCGTAACGGGATTCAGTTGGAGTGTGTAAACTGTACCGCTTGTATGGATGCTTGCGATGCTGTAATGGATAAAATTGGTAAAGACAAAGGCTTGATCAGGTATGCATCTGCGAATAGTATCGAACAAAAGCAGCCATTCCGATTTACACCTCGAATTATAGCCTATACCGTTGTACTCGCATTGTTGGTTGGCGCATTCGGGTATTTGCTTACCTCACGAGATAGTACAGAAACAACTATTTTGAGAGTACCTGGTATGATTTACCAAAAGGCAGAAAATGGAGACATCCGAAACATCTACTCCTTGCAGGTTATAAACAAGACCAACGAAAATATGCCTATTACAGTGAAACTCGTAGCTCCTGAAGGTAAGATTACTTTTGCGGGAGGTGATGAACTGGAGCTGAAGGCACAAGACATTCTGGACGGAATCTTCTTTGTGGACATTCCTGCTGAGCGATTGGAAGGAATGAAAACGGAAGTTCAATTCGAAATCTATTCAGGAGAAGAGAAATTGGAGCATGTTGAAACCAATTTCCTTGGTCCAGCAAAATAA
- a CDS encoding FixH family protein, protein MKFNWGWGVVIAFVCFAAFILSMVIRSFDVPINMVSKEYYAEELAYSDKKAKMENTKQLEEQPRVEYQLENEALVVAMPDEAANANGTVKLYRPADSRMDFTEALVLDSDNKQQIEVNNIAKGRWVVQLDWEKAGKSYYFEKSVIIP, encoded by the coding sequence ATGAAATTCAACTGGGGATGGGGCGTTGTGATCGCCTTTGTATGTTTTGCCGCTTTTATCCTATCCATGGTCATTCGCTCGTTTGATGTGCCGATTAACATGGTAAGTAAAGAATATTATGCTGAAGAGTTGGCTTACTCTGATAAGAAGGCCAAGATGGAAAATACCAAGCAGCTAGAGGAGCAGCCAAGGGTAGAGTATCAGCTAGAAAATGAGGCATTGGTAGTGGCAATGCCCGATGAGGCAGCAAATGCTAATGGTACAGTAAAGCTTTACAGGCCTGCTGATTCACGTATGGACTTTACCGAAGCATTGGTACTGGACAGTGACAACAAGCAGCAGATTGAGGTAAATAATATAGCCAAAGGAAGATGGGTTGTGCAGCTTGATTGGGAAAAGGCAGGTAAATCATACTATTTCGAAAAATCAGTAATCATTCCATAA
- a CDS encoding sulfite exporter TauE/SafE family protein, translated as MLWTAFILGFVGSFHCLGMCGPIAMAMQGKQGNHNHWHTVLERLLYNLGRSVTYALLGGIAGLLGKSLVWLIGYQVYIAAILGVMLLLVGLFSVNPETFLMKIPVLGSWFGVVRKQLGKLLREAGLHNFFTIGLLNGFLPCGLVYMALVNAVAIGSMTQGMSYMLMFGIGTMPLMLSAALAGQFVSMNFRNHVKRLYPYVFVLMGGLLIFRAYNVGTSSNITDDMTLSNKTEMICH; from the coding sequence ATGCTTTGGACAGCTTTTATACTAGGGTTTGTAGGTAGCTTTCATTGCCTTGGAATGTGCGGACCAATCGCTATGGCGATGCAAGGCAAACAAGGTAACCATAACCATTGGCATACAGTATTGGAAAGGCTTCTGTATAATCTGGGCAGATCGGTTACCTATGCCTTGCTGGGTGGTATAGCAGGCTTATTGGGTAAGAGTCTTGTCTGGTTGATTGGTTACCAAGTCTACATTGCAGCCATTTTAGGTGTAATGTTACTGTTGGTAGGGTTGTTTTCTGTAAACCCTGAGACCTTTCTGATGAAAATTCCTGTTTTAGGTTCGTGGTTTGGTGTTGTTCGTAAACAATTAGGAAAACTATTGAGAGAGGCAGGGCTACACAATTTCTTTACAATTGGACTGTTAAATGGTTTTTTACCTTGCGGTTTGGTATATATGGCACTCGTAAATGCTGTAGCAATTGGTAGCATGACTCAGGGCATGAGTTATATGCTGATGTTTGGAATAGGAACAATGCCTTTGATGTTGAGCGCTGCTTTAGCTGGACAGTTTGTGAGTATGAATTTCAGAAACCATGTAAAAAGGCTTTATCCTTATGTATTTGTCTTGATGGGAGGACTTTTGATTTTCAGGGCTTACAATGTAGGGACATCATCCAATATTACAGATGATATGACACTGAGTAACAAGACTGAGATGATTTGTCATTAA
- a CDS encoding segregation and condensation protein A, with translation MSFEIKIPLFEGPFDLLLFFIQRDELDIHDIPISQITNDFMDYLDQLEQMNMEVASEFILVAATLMRIKAKMLLPRVEKDEEGNEIDPREELVKHLLEYKKYKSVLGILEEWEENMLFREGRGNVMAEVTKIEEAQGVEAELQDVDLFKLLRFYQEALKNFEAVQNRPRHEVVPYPYTQEEQQTYILAQLEFQPEIDFIDLFKNDFNKIAVVFNFLAVLELLSMNKITLTVREGYNNFTIHRLEETKS, from the coding sequence ATGAGCTTCGAAATCAAGATACCTCTTTTTGAAGGTCCGTTTGACCTCTTACTTTTCTTTATTCAGCGTGATGAGTTGGATATCCATGATATTCCCATTTCTCAGATCACCAATGATTTTATGGATTACCTAGATCAGCTGGAGCAAATGAATATGGAAGTGGCTAGTGAGTTCATTTTGGTTGCTGCGACCCTAATGCGTATCAAAGCCAAGATGCTACTTCCAAGGGTTGAGAAGGATGAGGAAGGAAATGAAATTGACCCTCGGGAGGAATTGGTCAAGCACCTGCTGGAGTACAAGAAGTACAAATCTGTTTTGGGTATCTTAGAGGAATGGGAGGAAAACATGCTTTTCCGTGAAGGAAGAGGAAATGTCATGGCTGAGGTTACCAAGATAGAAGAAGCGCAAGGTGTCGAAGCCGAACTTCAGGATGTTGACCTTTTTAAGCTATTGCGTTTTTATCAGGAAGCACTCAAGAACTTTGAAGCTGTTCAAAACAGACCTAGACATGAGGTAGTCCCCTACCCTTACACCCAAGAGGAACAGCAAACTTATATCCTAGCGCAGTTGGAGTTCCAACCTGAAATAGATTTTATAGACTTATTCAAAAATGACTTCAATAAGATTGCCGTGGTCTTCAACTTTTTGGCTGTACTTGAATTGCTCTCCATGAATAAGATTACCCTTACCGTCAGAGAAGGCTATAATAATTTTACGATTCACAGACTGGAAGAGACCAAGAGCTAA
- a CDS encoding Glu/Leu/Phe/Val dehydrogenase dimerization domain-containing protein: MLTNKSTTIMGEVSVFDKVSEMGHEQVVFCHDEATGLKAIIAVHNTVLGPALGGTRMWMYENEQQALNDALRLSRGMTFKNSIAGLNLGGGKAVIIGDARKHKTEALLRAYGKFVRNLNGKYITAEDVGMNSSDMEHIAAETKHVSGMPEARGGLGDPSPFTAYTTYMGMKAAAKKAYGTDSLAGKRVSVQGAGHVGEYLIQHLKEEGCQIYVSDFYADRVKEVVNKYGIEGVGLDEIYDLDVDIYSPCALGATVNDETLSKLKCDIIAGCANNQLADEKIHGDLCREKGILYAPDFLINSGGVINVYAEVISSNKEWTKHKCEEVYDQTLRVFEGSDEHNKNTQEVAIEIAQQRIDSIAKTKATF, encoded by the coding sequence ATGCTGACAAACAAAAGCACAACTATAATGGGAGAGGTATCCGTATTTGATAAAGTATCTGAAATGGGACACGAACAAGTCGTGTTCTGTCATGACGAAGCTACAGGCCTTAAGGCTATCATCGCTGTCCACAACACTGTATTGGGTCCAGCATTGGGTGGTACAAGAATGTGGATGTACGAGAACGAGCAGCAGGCTTTGAACGATGCTCTGAGACTTTCAAGAGGTATGACGTTCAAAAACTCAATTGCAGGCCTGAACCTTGGTGGTGGTAAAGCTGTAATTATCGGTGACGCCCGCAAGCACAAAACTGAAGCACTGTTGAGAGCTTATGGCAAATTTGTCAGAAACCTTAACGGTAAATATATCACAGCAGAAGATGTAGGAATGAACTCTTCTGACATGGAACATATCGCTGCTGAAACTAAACACGTAAGTGGTATGCCTGAGGCTAGAGGTGGTTTGGGTGATCCTTCTCCATTTACAGCATATACTACTTATATGGGTATGAAAGCAGCTGCCAAAAAAGCTTATGGCACTGACTCATTGGCTGGCAAGCGTGTTTCTGTACAAGGTGCAGGTCACGTAGGCGAATACCTGATCCAACACCTGAAGGAAGAAGGTTGTCAGATTTATGTATCTGATTTCTATGCAGACAGAGTAAAAGAAGTGGTGAACAAGTACGGTATCGAAGGTGTTGGTCTTGACGAGATCTATGACCTTGATGTTGATATCTACTCTCCATGTGCACTAGGTGCTACTGTAAATGATGAAACACTTAGCAAACTGAAGTGTGACATTATCGCAGGTTGTGCCAACAACCAATTGGCTGACGAGAAAATCCACGGCGACCTTTGTCGTGAAAAAGGCATCCTTTATGCGCCAGACTTCTTGATCAACAGCGGTGGAGTAATCAACGTTTATGCTGAAGTAATCAGCTCAAACAAAGAGTGGACTAAGCACAAGTGTGAGGAAGTATATGACCAAACACTAAGAGTATTCGAAGGTTCAGATGAGCATAACAAGAATACACAAGAAGTAGCAATCGAAATTGCACAGCAGCGCATAGACAGCATTGCTAAAACAAAAGCTACTTTCTAA
- a CDS encoding ABC transporter ATP-binding protein, whose product MSNKEVHNSGNIFDGQILRRIFKFVKPYTWQFYFLIFLTIALGILAPVRPYLIEQTIDKYIVVGDLQGLMSMTLLLIGMAVIQALVQFSHTYLSGWLGQYVIRDIRTVLYRHILKLQLKYYDKTPIGRLVTRTVSDVETLSEVFTNGLAALLSDLLQLIFILAVMLYTDWRLTLISLATLPILIFSTYIFKEKIKVAFNDVRTAVSNLNTFVQEHITGMNIVQIFNSERREYGKFKDINKEHLDAQLRTVMYYSVYYPVAEVIAATGTGLLVWFGARQVLQEEVTVGVLIAFIMYISLFFRPIRMIADRFNTLQMGIVSSDRILKVLDTTNVIEDNGSVDLDHVKGEVKFDHVWFAYEDEKYVLKDISFEVKAGESIAFVGATGAGKSSIINLINRFYEIQKGSVNVDGRNIKEYTLESLRQHIGLVLQDVFLFSSSIRENITLGNTDITDEQIIKAAKLVGADTFINRLPEGLDYVVMERGATLSVGQRQLISFVRAMVYDPKILILDEATSSVDSETEEMIQNAVERMMKGRTSIAIAHRLATIKNADKIIVMDKGEIKEAGTHDELLAEGGYYANLYEIQYKEAVEKP is encoded by the coding sequence ATGAGTAATAAAGAAGTTCACAATAGCGGGAATATTTTTGACGGGCAGATCCTGAGACGAATTTTCAAGTTTGTAAAGCCATATACATGGCAATTCTATTTTTTGATTTTCCTGACCATTGCATTGGGTATACTGGCTCCTGTACGGCCATACTTGATTGAGCAGACTATTGATAAGTATATTGTGGTTGGGGACTTACAGGGGTTAATGAGTATGACCCTTCTATTGATAGGGATGGCTGTAATACAGGCATTGGTGCAATTTAGCCATACTTATCTGTCAGGTTGGTTAGGGCAGTATGTCATCCGAGATATCCGTACAGTACTTTACCGTCATATCCTGAAGTTACAGCTAAAGTATTATGACAAAACGCCTATTGGTAGGTTGGTAACTCGTACAGTATCGGATGTGGAAACCCTTTCAGAGGTATTTACCAATGGTCTGGCTGCATTACTAAGTGATTTGCTTCAGCTGATATTTATTCTGGCAGTAATGCTATATACAGACTGGCGCCTGACACTGATCAGTTTGGCGACATTGCCTATCCTGATTTTCTCTACCTATATCTTTAAGGAGAAAATAAAGGTAGCGTTCAATGATGTAAGAACGGCAGTCTCTAACCTGAACACTTTTGTGCAGGAACATATCACAGGGATGAATATCGTGCAGATCTTCAACAGTGAACGCAGAGAGTATGGGAAATTTAAGGATATCAACAAAGAGCACTTGGATGCACAGCTGCGTACAGTAATGTATTATTCTGTCTACTATCCTGTAGCGGAGGTGATTGCAGCAACGGGTACGGGTTTGTTGGTGTGGTTTGGTGCAAGACAGGTATTGCAGGAAGAGGTAACAGTAGGGGTATTGATTGCTTTTATTATGTATATCTCACTGTTTTTCCGACCTATCCGTATGATTGCAGACCGTTTCAATACTTTACAGATGGGGATAGTGAGTTCAGATCGTATTCTAAAAGTGTTGGATACCACTAACGTGATTGAAGACAATGGGTCTGTTGATCTAGACCATGTAAAAGGGGAGGTGAAGTTTGATCATGTATGGTTTGCTTATGAGGATGAGAAATATGTATTGAAAGATATTTCCTTTGAAGTAAAGGCAGGGGAGTCTATTGCGTTTGTAGGTGCGACAGGTGCTGGTAAGTCTTCTATCATTAACCTGATAAACCGTTTCTATGAAATTCAGAAGGGAAGTGTAAATGTTGATGGTAGAAATATCAAGGAATATACGCTTGAAAGTTTGCGCCAGCATATCGGGTTGGTACTACAGGATGTATTCCTTTTCTCATCTTCTATCAGAGAGAATATCACTTTAGGAAATACTGATATCACAGATGAGCAAATTATAAAGGCTGCAAAATTGGTAGGAGCTGATACGTTTATCAACAGGCTTCCTGAAGGTTTGGACTATGTGGTAATGGAGAGAGGAGCAACGCTTTCAGTGGGACAACGCCAGCTGATTTCTTTTGTGAGGGCGATGGTATATGACCCTAAGATATTGATTCTGGATGAGGCAACTTCTTCTGTAGACAGTGAAACGGAAGAGATGATTCAGAATGCAGTGGAGCGTATGATGAAAGGGCGTACTTCTATTGCTATTGCTCACAGGTTGGCTACAATCAAAAATGCGGATAAGATTATTGTGATGGACAAAGGTGAGATCAAGGAAGCCGGAACACACGATGAGTTATTGGCAGAAGGTGGGTATTATGCTAACCTGTACGAAATCCAATATAAGGAGGCCGTAGAAAAGCCCTAA
- the rodA gene encoding rod shape-determining protein RodA has protein sequence MRTRNSSILKNVDWTLIFVYFTIVILGWLNIYAAVYQPDAPTSIFSLDLNSGKQLLWIAGATLLIISIMVIDYKFFDTFAYIIFGAVIVSLIGVLLIGHSAGGNTSWFKLGFIRIQPSEFAKFAVSLAIAKYLSDSSLKVERPNVYLSVLGIIAIPAVLVLAQKDTGSAMVFAAFVFPLYREGFPAIYMVIGLTAVILFILALIFPWAQLAIGISALSVIVAIRFRKNIRSVILVLLIGLTGIGFTKSIDVILNDVMRPHQRKRIEVLINPDADPLGVGYQVTQSKIAIGSGGFAGKGFLEGTQTKFNFVPEQSTDFIFCTVGEEHGWIGSLIVMGLFLTLIVRLIWVAERQRSRMSRVYGYSVASIFFLHFMINIGMTIGVFPVIGIPLPFFSYGGSSLWSFTILLFVFIKLDAHRMHVLVR, from the coding sequence ATGAGAACAAGGAACAGCAGTATTCTCAAAAATGTAGACTGGACATTGATCTTCGTTTACTTTACCATCGTCATTCTAGGCTGGCTTAATATTTATGCAGCCGTTTACCAGCCTGATGCCCCAACCAGTATCTTCTCTCTGGACCTGAACTCAGGTAAACAGCTTTTATGGATTGCAGGAGCTACATTATTGATCATCTCCATTATGGTGATCGACTATAAGTTTTTTGACACCTTCGCTTATATCATATTCGGAGCCGTCATTGTCTCCTTGATAGGAGTCCTACTTATTGGTCACTCAGCTGGTGGTAATACCTCCTGGTTTAAATTAGGCTTTATCCGGATTCAACCTTCAGAGTTTGCTAAGTTTGCGGTATCGTTGGCTATTGCCAAGTACTTGAGTGATTCAAGCTTAAAAGTTGAAAGACCTAATGTTTACCTTAGTGTATTAGGCATCATTGCCATCCCAGCCGTCTTGGTATTGGCACAAAAGGATACAGGATCTGCTATGGTCTTTGCTGCATTTGTATTCCCACTTTATAGAGAGGGATTCCCTGCCATTTATATGGTTATTGGTTTGACAGCAGTTATCCTATTTATTTTGGCATTGATTTTCCCATGGGCACAGCTTGCCATAGGCATTTCAGCACTTTCTGTAATAGTAGCCATACGGTTCCGTAAGAATATCAGAAGTGTTATCCTAGTTTTGTTGATCGGTCTTACAGGTATCGGCTTTACCAAAAGTATTGATGTCATTCTGAATGACGTGATGCGCCCTCACCAACGTAAACGTATTGAAGTATTGATTAATCCTGATGCTGACCCACTCGGTGTAGGCTATCAGGTAACGCAATCAAAAATTGCCATTGGCTCAGGTGGTTTTGCAGGAAAAGGGTTCCTAGAAGGTACTCAAACCAAGTTCAACTTTGTACCTGAGCAAAGTACTGACTTTATATTCTGTACTGTAGGTGAAGAACATGGATGGATCGGTAGCCTGATTGTAATGGGCCTTTTCTTAACACTGATCGTCCGACTGATTTGGGTAGCTGAAAGGCAGCGATCAAGGATGTCAAGAGTATATGGTTATAGTGTTGCCTCTATCTTCTTCCTCCACTTTATGATTAACATTGGGATGACTATTGGCGTATTTCCTGTAATTGGTATCCCATTGCCATTCTTCAGTTATGGAGGATCATCACTTTGGTCATTTACAATTCTACTGTTTGTCTTTATCAAGTTAGATGCACACAGAATGCATGTACTAGTAAGATAG
- the accD gene encoding acetyl-CoA carboxylase, carboxyltransferase subunit beta yields MSWFKRKEQGITTPTSEKKDSPDGLWYKTPSGKIIHMKELKENAFVCPDDEYHVRIGSKEYFEILFDDNKYKELDENLTAGDPLSFQDSKPYPERIKASQRKTGLKDAARTAVGKMNGVDLVVCCMDFSFIGGSMGSVVGEKIARGIDYSLKHKIPFMMISKSGGARMMEAGFSLMQMAKTSAKLALLSEAGIPYISLLTDPTTGGVSASFAMLGDFNIAEPGALIGFAGPRVIRETIGKDLPKGFQSAEFLLEHGFLDFIVNRRELKSKLTSLLKMLQ; encoded by the coding sequence ATGAGTTGGTTTAAAAGAAAGGAACAAGGGATTACCACCCCAACAAGCGAAAAAAAGGATTCGCCGGATGGCCTTTGGTATAAAACACCAAGTGGCAAGATCATCCATATGAAAGAACTGAAGGAAAATGCCTTCGTTTGCCCTGATGATGAATATCACGTCAGAATTGGCTCAAAAGAATACTTTGAGATCCTGTTTGACGACAACAAATACAAAGAACTTGATGAAAACCTGACTGCTGGCGACCCGCTTTCGTTTCAGGACAGCAAGCCTTACCCTGAAAGAATCAAAGCTTCTCAACGCAAAACTGGTTTGAAAGATGCTGCCAGAACTGCTGTTGGTAAAATGAATGGAGTTGATTTGGTCGTATGCTGTATGGACTTCAGTTTCATTGGCGGCTCAATGGGTTCAGTAGTTGGTGAAAAAATTGCGAGAGGGATCGATTACTCACTGAAGCATAAGATTCCTTTTATGATGATCTCCAAATCAGGTGGTGCACGTATGATGGAAGCTGGCTTTTCTCTTATGCAAATGGCAAAAACTTCTGCCAAACTTGCATTATTATCTGAAGCAGGCATTCCTTATATCTCACTATTGACAGATCCTACTACTGGTGGTGTTTCAGCATCATTTGCTATGCTAGGTGATTTCAATATTGCAGAGCCTGGAGCATTGATTGGTTTTGCAGGGCCACGTGTCATTAGAGAGACAATTGGCAAAGACCTTCCTAAAGGTTTCCAAAGTGCTGAGTTCTTATTGGAGCATGGATTCTTGGATTTCATCGTCAACAGACGTGAACTGAAATCAAAGCTTACTTCTCTATTGAAAATGCTTCAATAA
- the fbaA gene encoding class II fructose-bisphosphate aldolase — protein sequence MSTDISNIKPGVVTGDDVEKIYQYAKEKGFALPAVNCVGTNSVNAVLEAARDMKAPIIIQFSNGGAKFFAGNLSNEGEKAAILGGVAGAKYVHEVAEAYGVHVILNTDHCAKKLLPWIDGLMDANEEFYKQHGKPLYSSHMIDLSEESLEENIEISKKYFERMSKIGITLEIELGITGGEEDGVDNTDVDSSKLYTQPEEVDYAYTELSKIDDKFLVAAAFGNVHGVYKPGNVKLTPKILDNSQKYIKEQHNTSEDKPVKFVFHGGSGSSVEEIREAISYGVIKMNIDTDTQWATWDGVRAYEAQHHDYLQGQIGNPKGADEPNKKYYDPRKWMREGEKAMIERLKKALEDLNNVNTI from the coding sequence ATGTCCACAGATATCAGCAACATCAAACCAGGTGTAGTTACTGGTGACGACGTAGAGAAAATCTATCAGTATGCAAAGGAAAAAGGCTTTGCTTTACCTGCAGTAAACTGTGTAGGTACTAACTCTGTGAATGCAGTATTGGAAGCTGCAAGAGATATGAAAGCCCCAATCATCATTCAGTTTTCAAATGGTGGTGCAAAGTTCTTTGCAGGTAACCTGAGCAACGAAGGTGAGAAGGCTGCAATCCTTGGTGGTGTTGCAGGTGCTAAATACGTACATGAAGTAGCGGAAGCTTACGGCGTGCATGTAATCCTGAACACTGACCACTGTGCTAAAAAACTTCTTCCTTGGATTGACGGTCTGATGGACGCCAATGAGGAATTCTACAAGCAGCATGGTAAGCCGCTTTACTCTTCTCACATGATTGACTTGTCAGAAGAGTCATTGGAAGAGAACATCGAGATCTCTAAGAAGTACTTCGAAAGAATGTCAAAAATCGGAATCACACTTGAGATCGAATTGGGTATCACAGGTGGTGAAGAAGATGGTGTTGACAATACAGACGTTGATTCTTCTAAGTTGTACACGCAGCCTGAGGAAGTAGATTATGCTTACACAGAGCTGAGCAAAATTGACGACAAGTTCTTGGTTGCAGCAGCATTCGGTAACGTTCATGGTGTATATAAGCCAGGTAACGTTAAGCTGACTCCAAAAATCTTGGATAACTCTCAGAAGTATATCAAAGAGCAGCATAACACATCTGAAGATAAGCCAGTGAAATTTGTATTCCACGGTGGTTCAGGTTCATCAGTAGAAGAAATCAGAGAAGCGATTTCTTATGGTGTAATCAAAATGAACATCGATACAGATACACAGTGGGCTACTTGGGATGGCGTTAGAGCGTACGAAGCTCAACACCATGATTACTTGCAAGGTCAAATCGGTAACCCTAAGGGGGCTGATGAGCCTAACAAGAAATACTACGATCCACGTAAATGGATGAGAGAAGGTGAAAAAGCAATGATAGAAAGATTGAAAAAGGCGTTGGAAGATTTGAACAACGTAAATACAATCTAA
- a CDS encoding alpha/beta fold hydrolase — MLYSKTYNHPSSNTWVVFIHGVGGSSAIWFKQLREYQKHFNLLLIDLRGHGKSQKLPDHVTENVYTFKDIGQDVINIMDELSIHKAHFIGISLGTIITRVIAEYHPDKVLSMILGGAVTQLNIRSSILLWLADQVKSIVPFIWLYSFYAFILMPRRRNRESRMLFIREAKKLSRAEIMRWFKLTSQLSPLLKHLRSHEVPVPTLYIMGEEDYMFLPLVRKTVNHHQFSTLHIIKSCGHVVNVECPEQFNLLSLNFLKTISS, encoded by the coding sequence ATGTTGTATTCAAAAACATACAATCATCCCTCAAGTAACACTTGGGTTGTCTTTATTCATGGCGTTGGAGGTAGCTCAGCTATTTGGTTCAAACAGCTTAGAGAGTATCAAAAACACTTTAATCTACTGCTTATTGACCTCAGAGGACACGGTAAATCACAAAAGCTACCGGATCATGTCACCGAAAATGTTTACACCTTTAAAGATATAGGACAAGATGTAATTAACATTATGGATGAACTATCCATTCATAAAGCTCATTTCATTGGAATTTCTTTAGGTACCATCATCACTCGAGTCATTGCAGAGTATCATCCTGATAAAGTTCTGAGTATGATACTAGGGGGTGCAGTCACCCAACTTAATATTCGTTCCAGCATTCTGCTTTGGCTTGCTGACCAAGTAAAAAGTATTGTACCCTTTATATGGTTATATTCCTTCTACGCTTTTATTCTTATGCCTAGAAGAAGAAATCGCGAATCCAGAATGCTTTTCATCCGTGAAGCAAAAAAACTCTCAAGAGCAGAAATTATGAGGTGGTTTAAGCTAACCTCTCAGCTATCTCCCCTTCTTAAGCATCTTCGTTCTCATGAAGTCCCTGTACCTACTTTATATATTATGGGTGAAGAAGACTATATGTTTTTGCCACTTGTAAGAAAGACGGTAAACCATCATCAATTCTCGACACTACATATTATTAAATCCTGTGGACATGTAGTTAATGTTGAATGCCCAGAACAATTTAATCTTCTATCACTAAATTTCTTGAAGACTATCTCCTCTTAA
- a CDS encoding HU family DNA-binding protein, giving the protein MLGLETQNFRTVTKAEVINEISNQTGLDKNDVTLTVEAFFKVVKSKMADGENIYVRGFGSFVNKRRASKIGRDISKNTSISIPEHYIPSFKPSKSFVEKIKNSDKVKLANGNK; this is encoded by the coding sequence ATATTAGGTCTAGAAACACAAAATTTTAGAACAGTGACAAAAGCGGAAGTAATTAATGAGATCTCGAACCAGACAGGTCTGGACAAAAATGATGTTACATTAACAGTAGAGGCGTTTTTCAAAGTAGTGAAGAGCAAAATGGCAGATGGCGAGAACATCTACGTGAGAGGCTTCGGTAGCTTTGTGAACAAGAGAAGAGCTAGCAAAATTGGTAGAGATATCTCTAAAAACACGTCAATCAGTATTCCTGAACACTATATTCCAAGCTTTAAGCCGTCCAAGTCATTTGTTGAGAAAATCAAAAACAGTGATAAGGTGAAGCTTGCAAACGGAAACAAGTAA